Part of the Haloarcula sp. H-GB4 genome is shown below.
AAGCCCCAACTCCTCAGTAAGCCAGAGTCGGTTAATCGGCTTGTTGATTATGTTGAATACTTCGTTCGCTAGGTAGAATCGATTCCGATCACGGTGAGTTTCTCGGGTGTCCCGTCATCGGGCGGTTGGGGTGGAGCTACGGTACAGGTGAGCCAGACCACCGAAGAAGGACTGTTAGATGAACAGCAGACCTCGATGGGTCTCTGTGCGGGTAGCAGCCGCTAAGAGGGCATTTAATTGCCCACGACCCGGTAGTTTATTTTGTCGGGCATATATGAAATCCCATGGCCAATGGAGGCGACTCCGAGTTCAGCGATGAGGAAATTAGCGGCTATATGAATGACGTGGTCATCCTGATGTCAGGCTTTCTGCTGACGGTGTTTCTCACATTCCTCCTCGTTGAGTTGGTGATCGGGCCAATTCTGGCCTCCATCGTCCCTGCGTTTTCAGGAAGTCTCATCAACTGTACCTTGACCGGCACCGAGTCCGTGTGTACCGGCGGGTTGAGTGCTCGTTGGCTGCTGGTCGTCGCCGTTGGCCCTCCGCTTACTATCCTTTGGCTGAATAATTATCAGGGCAGGGTTCGGCCTTACTTGGCTGCCCGCGGAATTGTGCCCGAGAAGACTCAGTAAGCTGGCTGTACTGAGCAGCGCGAGAGTGATGAGACCGTATGTTGCGAACAGTAGTTGAGACTGGTTGTCTCAATGCATACGGGGGAGATATTCTGCTCCTACGGACGTCGACGCGGAAACCGGCCGTATCAAGGAACTGATTGCCAACCGAAACTATGCATCACAGCCCCCGCTAAACCCGCTGTAGTCTCAACTACGCATCCCGCGGTTTTAGTATAGCATTATGCAGTTTACCAAGTCCAGAATGTACAGTTCTCAGGTCGTTTAGTCCCTGAAACGGCGATATTCGGTTTTGTAGGTTGGGTTTGTATTACGACAGTAAGCACCACCAGTTTTACCCGCACCGTCGCTGTATGGGAAGCATGAATCGGCTTCCGCCTGAGTACGACGCTACTCCCGGGGATGATGCCCTCGAAGCAGCCATCGAAAAGCGACTGGTCGATATCGACTCCGGACGCTACCGAACGAACGTCGCGAGCGTGCTGCGGAAGTTCGCAGCGTGGAGTCGAGCCCAGCATGGCGTCACTGACCCCAAGGACATTGACGATGATCTCTGCCGGCAGTACGCTCGTGATCTAGCCCGAGCCGACGATCGGGACGATATCTCGCCGGAAACAGCACGGCGGTACTTCGCCTACGTCCGCTCGTTTCTCACCTGGGCCGTCTATGAGGGCCTGATACCGACGAATCCGGCCAAGACCAACCACGCCGAAGGTCCGCTTCCGACCGACGAGACAGAAACTGACCAACAGTACTGGACTGCACGGGACCGTGAAGCCATCTGTGCCACTGCGACCGCTCGTGTCGACGACGCCGGTGAAAGCGACGGTGTCGACCGCACGGCGGCCTACCGCGACCAGGCACTCGTCTTCTTGCTCGCCTACTCTGGAGCCCGTAGCGCTGAACTCGTGGCCGTCTCCGATGACGAGGAACGGAACGGTCTACGGTGGCGTCACGTCAATCTTGATGCTGGCACGATGCAGGTGTTCGGCAAGAACCGGACTCGTGAGTCTGCACCCATCCTTGACGATGCACTTCGCCCACTCCGGCGCTGGAAGCAACTCCGAGAGCCTGACGAGAACGAGGCCGTGTTCCCCAGACTCGACAACGCGGCGAAAGCACTGGACCCAACGCCGTCGATCACAACCCAGTCAGCCCGAAACATCCTCGCCGACCTCTGTGAGTGGTCTGAGTATGACTTCGAGGAACCGCTGAAACCACACGGCGCTCGCCGTGGCCTCGGGCGAGAAATCTATCGCGAGAATCCACAGCTGGCTCAAGACATACTGCGGCACAAGTCCATCGAGACAACACACGAGGGCTATGCACAGGAGGCCGCGAAACGGACACGCGACGAAGCAAACGACATCATCTCCGGCGAGTAGACTAGCCAACTCAGATATCTAAAATCCCCATGCTGTTAGTAGCACAATCAGGAGGATGTGCAGGACGAACATCATGACTACTCCGGCGCAACGACGCCTCCGCACATGGGACACTCTGCCCAGATACCCTCTGTACCGTCGTCTCGCTCGTATTCAACCAAAACCCACGGACTTGTGATCCATTCGTCGCAGTTAGGGCAGCGGCCGAGACGTTGTGTGTGATCAGGCATGGAACCAAGATATAGTACTGTTTTGTACTGGCAGAACGGTCCATAATCGATACAGGGAATATAGTCAGCACAACAATTTGATTTCTTTCAGCGACCCGCCGCTCACTCACTTGCTCAGTGATATTCATCAATGTACCGTGCAATAGGTTTCGTACTCCGCCTATCGAGACTGTTACACCAGTGCATACAGGATATATGTGTCTCGCCCGACGAAATCAGCCGAAGAGAGTTTAATCAGCCGCCTGGCCACCGTCAACTGGTATCGTGACGCCAGTCACGAAGGAGGCATCCTCAGAGCAGAGGAACGCCACTACACTGGCCATTTCGGCCGGATCAGCGTTGCGACCCATCGGTACGTCCGACATGGCACTCGTATCGAACGGTAACTCACGAGGGTCCGATCCGCCTGCCATTGTCTCCTGGATATTCGTCTCCGTTGGCCCAGGTGCAATCGCATTGACACGGACGTCTCGGTTGGCATATTCGATGGCGGCCGTCTTCGTGAGACCCACGACGCCGTGTTTACTGGCGACGTAGTTGCCGAGTCCACCCATCCCGACGAGTCCTGCTTCGGAGGCTGTATTCACGATAACTCCTCCGCCCTGCTCTTCCATCACGGGCAACTGAGCTTTCATCCCCGCCCAGACCCCCTTTAGATTGATACCTATGAGCTGTTCCCAGTCGTCTTCATCGATATCAGTAATATCCTGAAAGCCGGTGAGGATACCAGCGTTATTGTGGGCGATGTCGAGACTTCCGTACGTATCGATAGCGACCTCAACTACCCGCTGGACCGCTTCAGGGTCAGCAACGTTGGCTGATACGAAAGTGGCAGACCCACCGTCGGCCTCGATGGATGCAACCACGTCCTCTCCTCGATCGTCATCGATATCAGAGACCACGACGTTCGCACCCTCGCTGGCGAGGCGCTCAGTTGTTGCACGTCCAATTCCTGATCCGGCTCCCGTTACGAGCGCTGTCTTGTCGGTAAATCGGTTCATAAGTGAACCTCCGCCAGGTATAAACAATCAATATAGGTATGTTCTGACCTGCTGGTTCTGTTGAATTTGGACGCTTACCGAATAGTTGTTTCAGGCGAACGACTCATTCACTGGAAAGACCCCATCACGGCCTGAAGCCCCAGTGTCGACGTGCTTGGGTCGATCTCAGGGAAAGTGGGGTCTACTCGACGACGATGGCGCCTTTCATTCCGACTCCTTCGTGGGGAACACAAACGTATAGGACCATCTCGGGTCCCTCGAAGGTCTGTGTGTACGTTTCGCCAGCCGACGACTTCTGCTCGCTCTCAAAGTCGGCACCGTGCCGTGCCTCGACGTTGTGCACGCCACCCTGACCGGTCCACTCCCATGTGACCGTCGTGCCGGTGTCGATACGGATTGCTGCTGGGTTGAAGCCGTAATACGCTCCGTTTGCCTCGACACCGACGTCGACCGTGACGGAATCGGTGCCAGTCTCGTCGGTGATCCCGTCGTAGTTGTTCGTCTGGGAGAGAAACTCGTCGACGGACGGAGCATCGTTTGACTCGGCGTGCGTGTCGGCGGATGTTGGCTCTGGCGACGCTGTGTCGTCACTGGCTTCGTCCGTGTTACTACTCGTCGAGCTATCGCCCCTACAACCGGCAATAGTACCAGCAACTGTGATCCCCGCGGTCCGAAGCAGTGTTCGTCGGTTGTATGGACCTGTCATTGTCAACAGTGTGCA
Proteins encoded:
- a CDS encoding site-specific integrase, with the translated sequence MNRLPPEYDATPGDDALEAAIEKRLVDIDSGRYRTNVASVLRKFAAWSRAQHGVTDPKDIDDDLCRQYARDLARADDRDDISPETARRYFAYVRSFLTWAVYEGLIPTNPAKTNHAEGPLPTDETETDQQYWTARDREAICATATARVDDAGESDGVDRTAAYRDQALVFLLAYSGARSAELVAVSDDEERNGLRWRHVNLDAGTMQVFGKNRTRESAPILDDALRPLRRWKQLREPDENEAVFPRLDNAAKALDPTPSITTQSARNILADLCEWSEYDFEEPLKPHGARRGLGREIYRENPQLAQDILRHKSIETTHEGYAQEAAKRTRDEANDIISGE
- a CDS encoding SDR family NAD(P)-dependent oxidoreductase; the protein is MNRFTDKTALVTGAGSGIGRATTERLASEGANVVVSDIDDDRGEDVVASIEADGGSATFVSANVADPEAVQRVVEVAIDTYGSLDIAHNNAGILTGFQDITDIDEDDWEQLIGINLKGVWAGMKAQLPVMEEQGGGVIVNTASEAGLVGMGGLGNYVASKHGVVGLTKTAAIEYANRDVRVNAIAPGPTETNIQETMAGGSDPRELPFDTSAMSDVPMGRNADPAEMASVVAFLCSEDASFVTGVTIPVDGGQAAD
- a CDS encoding halocyanin domain-containing protein translates to MTGPYNRRTLLRTAGITVAGTIAGCRGDSSTSSNTDEASDDTASPEPTSADTHAESNDAPSVDEFLSQTNNYDGITDETGTDSVTVDVGVEANGAYYGFNPAAIRIDTGTTVTWEWTGQGGVHNVEARHGADFESEQKSSAGETYTQTFEGPEMVLYVCVPHEGVGMKGAIVVE